Proteins encoded in a region of the Thermocaproicibacter melissae genome:
- the aspS gene encoding aspartate--tRNA ligase yields MISVNQYHTHYCGEIGEKDIGKEVRVAGWVENIRDHGGVQFLDLRDHYGVVQIVIHNQDMLKTISKECTLTAKGKVVLRDPETVNPKIPTGTVEIHVEELEVLGEVLAPLPFEIASSLETKEDVRLKYRYLDLRNPKVHHNIVLRSQLISFLRQKMTELGFLEIQTPILSASSPEGARDYLIPSRRHPGKFYALPQAPQLFKQLLMVSGFDRYFQIAPCFRDEDARADRSPGEFYQLDFEMAFATQEDVFAIAEEVLSEAFRKFSTKEVSPTPFRRISYKESMLKYGTDKPDLRNPLEIIDITDIFEGTTFKPFQNKTVRAINVPDCAGQPRSFFENMLKFAESIGMKGLGYIKVTESGEYQGPINKYLPDDKRNELTKRAGLKPGCVIFFIADEADVAPKLAGQIRTELGERLNLIDKNRFEFCFIVDFPMFEPDEETGAMTFTHNPFSMPQGGMDALLNKNPEDILAYQYDIVCNGVELSSGAVRNHRLDIMKKAFEIAGYTEEELKTKFTSLYHAFQFGAPPHAGMAPGIDRMLMLLTDQDNIREVIAFPMNSNAQDVMMGAPNEVTEQQLREVHIRLRK; encoded by the coding sequence ATGATCAGTGTCAACCAATATCACACGCATTACTGCGGTGAAATAGGCGAAAAAGACATCGGAAAGGAAGTGCGCGTTGCAGGCTGGGTCGAAAATATCCGCGACCACGGCGGCGTTCAGTTCCTCGACCTGCGTGACCATTACGGCGTTGTGCAGATCGTAATTCATAATCAGGACATGCTCAAAACCATCAGCAAGGAGTGCACCCTCACCGCCAAGGGCAAGGTTGTTCTGCGCGACCCCGAAACGGTGAACCCGAAGATTCCGACCGGCACCGTGGAAATTCACGTCGAAGAACTGGAGGTTCTCGGCGAGGTTCTTGCCCCGCTGCCGTTTGAAATCGCTTCGTCACTCGAAACAAAAGAAGACGTGCGCCTGAAATACCGTTACCTTGACCTGCGAAACCCCAAAGTTCATCATAATATCGTGCTGCGTTCGCAGCTGATCTCATTTCTGCGCCAAAAAATGACTGAGCTCGGCTTTCTGGAAATTCAAACGCCGATTCTCTCCGCCTCTTCGCCGGAGGGTGCGCGCGATTACCTGATTCCGAGCCGCAGACATCCCGGGAAATTCTACGCTTTGCCGCAGGCACCGCAGCTTTTCAAACAGCTGCTGATGGTCTCCGGCTTTGACCGCTATTTCCAGATTGCGCCGTGCTTCCGCGATGAGGACGCACGCGCGGACCGCTCCCCGGGCGAATTCTACCAGCTCGACTTTGAAATGGCATTCGCCACGCAGGAAGACGTCTTCGCCATTGCCGAAGAGGTTTTAAGCGAAGCCTTCCGCAAATTCTCGACGAAAGAGGTTTCGCCGACGCCGTTCCGCCGGATTTCTTATAAGGAATCCATGCTGAAATACGGCACCGACAAGCCGGACCTGCGCAACCCGCTGGAGATTATCGACATCACCGACATTTTTGAAGGCACAACCTTCAAGCCGTTCCAGAACAAGACGGTGCGCGCTATTAATGTGCCGGACTGCGCCGGCCAGCCGCGCAGTTTCTTTGAAAACATGCTGAAATTCGCCGAGAGTATCGGAATGAAGGGCCTCGGCTACATTAAGGTGACGGAGTCCGGCGAATATCAGGGCCCCATCAATAAATATCTGCCGGACGACAAGCGCAACGAACTGACAAAGCGCGCAGGCCTAAAGCCCGGCTGCGTCATTTTCTTCATCGCCGACGAGGCGGACGTTGCTCCGAAGCTCGCGGGGCAAATCCGCACGGAACTCGGCGAGCGGCTGAACCTCATTGACAAGAACCGCTTCGAGTTCTGCTTTATTGTGGACTTCCCGATGTTTGAACCGGACGAGGAGACCGGCGCCATGACCTTCACCCACAACCCGTTCTCCATGCCGCAGGGCGGAATGGACGCGCTGCTCAACAAGAATCCGGAAGATATTCTCGCCTACCAGTACGACATCGTCTGCAACGGCGTAGAGCTTTCCTCCGGCGCCGTGCGCAACCACCGCCTCGACATCATGAAGAAAGCCTTTGAAATCGCGGGTTACACCGAAGAGGAGCTCAAGACAAAGTTCACCTCGCTGTACCATGCATTCCAGTTCGGCGCACCGCCGCATGCCGGCATGGCACCGGGCATTGACCGCATGCTGATGCTTTTGACGGATCAGGACAACATCCGCGAGGTTATTGCGTTCCCGATGAACTCCAACGCACAGGACGTCATGATGGGCGCGCCGAACGAAGTCACCGAACAGCAACTGCGTGAAGTGCACATCAGGCTCAGAAAATAA
- the gatA gene encoding Asp-tRNA(Asn)/Glu-tRNA(Gln) amidotransferase subunit GatA: MGKYGKIAQLHSLMAEKKISCTELTKQYLDAIERDNASLNAYVKITPEAALETAARVDAKIAAGESIGLLEGIPMTLKDNISTKDIETTCCSKILKGYVPIYDATVWSLLKKQNAVLLGKTNMDEFAMGSSCETSCFGGAKNPHDTTRVAGGSSGGVASAVGANLAAFGLGSDTGGSIRQPASFCGIVGLKPTYGAVSRYGLIAYASSFDQIGPITLSVEDAALVYDAISAQDPMDSTSSGQKEPTVSSLGKDIRGKKIGIVKEYFEGVRPDVEKALQNAVEVFRSLGAEFVELSMPSIHYCLPVYYILACAEASSNLGRYDGIRYGYQTEHYTDRNDMVCKTRSEGFGKEVKRRILLGTYVLSAGYYDAYYKKAQNLRGAIVKAFDLTFEKCDVILAPTVPMTAFPEHYAAKDPVETYQTDICTVPANIAGLPGISVPCGFGDDGMPVGMQLLGPKFSEATLLNVAAQYEQAARETVFRPVEMGVSL, encoded by the coding sequence ATGGGTAAATACGGAAAAATCGCGCAGCTGCACAGCCTGATGGCGGAAAAGAAAATCAGCTGCACGGAACTGACAAAACAATATCTGGACGCAATTGAAAGAGACAATGCGTCCTTAAACGCTTATGTAAAAATTACCCCCGAAGCGGCGCTTGAAACCGCCGCGCGTGTCGATGCGAAAATCGCCGCCGGGGAATCCATCGGTCTGCTTGAAGGCATTCCGATGACGCTAAAAGACAACATCTCGACAAAAGACATCGAAACGACCTGTTGCTCGAAGATTCTGAAGGGTTATGTGCCGATTTACGATGCAACCGTCTGGAGTCTTCTGAAGAAACAGAACGCTGTGCTGCTCGGCAAAACAAACATGGACGAATTCGCGATGGGTTCTTCCTGTGAAACGTCTTGCTTCGGCGGGGCTAAAAACCCGCATGATACCACCCGCGTGGCGGGCGGCAGCAGCGGCGGCGTGGCTTCCGCGGTAGGCGCGAATCTTGCTGCCTTCGGACTTGGTTCCGATACCGGCGGCTCCATCCGCCAGCCCGCGAGCTTCTGCGGCATTGTCGGCTTAAAACCGACTTACGGTGCCGTTTCACGCTACGGGCTGATTGCCTACGCTTCGAGCTTTGACCAAATTGGGCCGATTACGCTGAGTGTGGAAGACGCCGCTCTTGTTTACGACGCAATTTCCGCGCAGGACCCGATGGACTCCACCAGCAGTGGACAGAAAGAACCGACGGTTTCTTCCCTTGGAAAGGATATCCGCGGCAAAAAAATCGGCATCGTGAAAGAATACTTTGAAGGCGTGCGCCCAGATGTAGAAAAAGCACTGCAAAATGCAGTGGAAGTGTTCCGTTCACTCGGCGCGGAATTTGTGGAACTGAGCATGCCTTCTATTCATTACTGCCTGCCAGTCTACTACATTCTCGCCTGCGCCGAAGCATCTTCCAACCTCGGCCGTTACGACGGAATCCGCTACGGTTACCAGACCGAACATTACACGGACCGCAACGACATGGTTTGCAAAACGCGCAGCGAAGGGTTCGGCAAAGAAGTCAAGCGCCGAATCCTATTGGGTACCTATGTTCTGAGCGCGGGATATTACGACGCCTACTACAAGAAGGCGCAGAATCTGCGCGGCGCGATTGTAAAGGCATTTGACCTTACTTTTGAGAAATGCGACGTCATTCTCGCGCCGACCGTGCCGATGACGGCTTTCCCCGAGCACTATGCCGCGAAAGACCCGGTTGAAACGTATCAAACCGACATCTGCACCGTTCCGGCCAACATCGCCGGCCTGCCGGGAATCAGCGTTCCGTGCGGTTTCGGCGACGACGGAATGCCCGTAGGCATGCAGCTGCTCGGCCCGAAATTCTCGGAAGCGACCCTGCTGAACGTCGCTGCGCAATATGAACAGGCGGCAAGAGAAACTGTCTTCCGTCCTGTGGAAATGGGGGTTTCGCTGTGA
- the pepT gene encoding peptidase T produces the protein MRAYERLLDYVKYDTTSDENAPEGRFPSTESQLVLADHLAAEMEQLGFQNVRRDSFGYVYGFLPSNCGTKQPVIGLIAHMDTSSAACGAGIKPRIVKNYDGGEIVLNEGKNVVLRPEDSPCLKECLGMDLIVTDGTTLLGADDKAGIAEILTAAEILNRRNIPHGPIAVAITPDEEIGRGTNHFNLEKFGADFAYTVDGGKLGELEYENFNAASAVLIVHGIATHPGDAKNRMKNAVLLGIEFNALLPPAETPEHTEGYEGFFHLLRFEGCEERAELHYIVRDHDRKKFEARKAALRRAADYLNEKYGAGTFELQLKDQYFNMKPVISRHMEIVERAERAMRACGVEPTAVPIRGGTDGAMLSCMGLPCPNLSTGGFNFHSRFEFIPVQAMDKMADILVELVRAEE, from the coding sequence ATGAGAGCATACGAACGGCTTTTAGACTATGTAAAATATGACACTACTTCAGATGAAAACGCGCCTGAGGGCCGCTTTCCGAGCACAGAGAGCCAGCTCGTTTTGGCAGACCATCTCGCGGCGGAAATGGAACAGCTCGGTTTTCAAAACGTGCGCCGCGACTCCTTCGGCTATGTCTACGGTTTTCTTCCGTCCAACTGCGGCACGAAACAGCCGGTCATCGGGCTGATTGCACACATGGACACAAGTTCTGCCGCCTGTGGTGCGGGAATCAAACCGCGAATCGTGAAAAATTACGACGGCGGTGAAATCGTTCTGAACGAGGGAAAGAATGTCGTTCTGCGCCCCGAAGATTCTCCGTGCCTGAAGGAATGTCTCGGCATGGACCTCATTGTAACTGACGGGACAACACTGCTCGGGGCGGACGACAAGGCGGGCATCGCGGAAATCCTCACGGCGGCGGAAATTTTGAACCGGCGGAACATTCCGCACGGCCCGATTGCTGTTGCCATCACGCCCGACGAAGAAATCGGCCGCGGAACCAACCACTTTAATCTCGAGAAATTCGGCGCGGATTTTGCCTATACCGTAGACGGAGGGAAACTCGGCGAGCTGGAGTACGAAAACTTCAACGCGGCCTCCGCCGTACTGATTGTTCACGGCATCGCCACACACCCGGGCGACGCGAAGAATAGGATGAAAAATGCGGTTTTGCTCGGTATTGAATTCAACGCCTTGCTTCCGCCCGCAGAAACGCCGGAGCACACAGAAGGATACGAAGGCTTTTTCCACCTGCTCCGTTTTGAGGGCTGCGAGGAACGCGCCGAACTGCACTATATTGTGCGCGACCACGACAGAAAGAAATTTGAAGCGCGTAAGGCTGCCCTTCGCCGCGCGGCGGATTACTTGAACGAAAAGTACGGTGCCGGGACATTTGAGCTGCAGCTCAAAGACCAATATTTCAATATGAAACCCGTTATCTCCCGGCACATGGAGATTGTGGAACGCGCGGAACGTGCGATGCGCGCCTGCGGCGTGGAGCCGACGGCAGTTCCGATTCGCGGCGGGACAGACGGCGCCATGCTTTCCTGCATGGGGCTTCCCTGCCCGAACCTTTCCACCGGCGGATTCAATTTCCACAGCAGGTTCGAGTTCATTCCGGTGCAGGCGATGGATAAAATGGCGGACATTCTGGTGGAGCTTGTCCGCGCCGAAGAATAG
- the gatB gene encoding Asp-tRNA(Asn)/Glu-tRNA(Gln) amidotransferase subunit GatB produces the protein MKNWELVCGLETHVELATKTKIFCSCTTEFGGEPNTHCCPICIGLPGTLPKLNKAVVEYAVMAGLATHCEINPDAKMDRKNYVYPDLPKAYQISEYDQPLCRNGYVELSNGRKIRLARIHIEEDAGKLVHERGNTLVDYNRGGVPLIEIVSEPDIRSIDEAVEYLEKLQTIMRYIGVSDCKMQEGSLRCDVNISVRPAGSDKFGTRTEIKNMNSFSHMIKAMEYEMERQIDLLESGEEVVQETRRYDESTGCTEEMRGKEDANDYRYFREPDLVAIRVTPEMLEEIKARMPEDLQVRYNRFVKDYGLPEADAKLILEHRRIADYFEKAAAGIKNPRTVANCITGPIFARLATEAEKADFNVPVSAENLNALVKLLDEGKIRMNLLKSTLEKMLDTGKPASEFLSEKDLAGISPDELRKICEQAAADNPNAVKDYRAGKEKALKAVLGAVMKATRGRANPQEAEKILAEIMSN, from the coding sequence GTGAAGAACTGGGAACTTGTGTGCGGCCTTGAAACACACGTGGAGCTTGCCACGAAAACTAAGATATTCTGCTCCTGCACAACAGAGTTCGGCGGCGAACCGAACACCCACTGCTGCCCCATCTGCATCGGCCTGCCCGGCACCCTGCCGAAGCTCAATAAGGCTGTGGTGGAATATGCCGTCATGGCGGGGCTTGCAACGCACTGCGAAATCAACCCCGACGCAAAGATGGACCGCAAAAACTACGTTTACCCGGACTTGCCGAAGGCGTACCAGATTTCCGAATATGACCAGCCGCTTTGCCGAAACGGCTATGTTGAGCTTTCAAACGGAAGAAAAATCCGTCTTGCCCGCATCCACATTGAAGAAGATGCGGGAAAGCTCGTCCATGAGCGCGGCAACACGCTGGTCGATTATAATCGCGGCGGCGTGCCGCTGATTGAAATTGTCTCGGAACCGGATATCCGCAGCATCGACGAGGCTGTGGAATACCTCGAAAAGCTCCAGACCATCATGCGCTACATCGGCGTTTCGGACTGCAAAATGCAGGAAGGCTCCCTTCGCTGCGACGTCAACATCTCCGTTCGCCCCGCTGGTTCCGACAAATTCGGCACCCGCACGGAAATCAAGAACATGAACTCCTTCTCCCACATGATTAAGGCCATGGAATACGAGATGGAGCGCCAGATTGACCTGCTCGAAAGCGGCGAAGAAGTCGTTCAGGAAACCCGCCGCTACGATGAGAGCACAGGCTGCACCGAAGAAATGCGCGGCAAGGAAGACGCGAATGACTACCGCTATTTCCGTGAACCGGACCTTGTAGCGATTCGCGTCACTCCGGAAATGCTCGAAGAAATAAAGGCCCGCATGCCGGAAGACCTCCAGGTGCGTTATAATCGCTTTGTAAAGGATTACGGCTTGCCAGAAGCGGACGCCAAACTGATTCTTGAGCACCGCCGAATTGCCGACTATTTTGAAAAGGCTGCTGCCGGCATCAAGAATCCGCGCACCGTTGCCAACTGCATCACCGGTCCGATTTTTGCCCGCTTGGCTACGGAGGCAGAAAAAGCGGATTTCAACGTTCCCGTTTCCGCAGAGAACCTAAACGCGCTTGTAAAGCTGCTCGACGAGGGCAAGATTCGCATGAATCTTCTCAAATCCACCCTCGAAAAAATGCTCGACACCGGCAAGCCCGCCTCGGAATTCCTGAGTGAAAAGGACCTCGCCGGCATTTCCCCGGACGAACTGCGGAAGATTTGCGAGCAGGCTGCCGCCGATAACCCCAACGCCGTAAAAGACTATCGCGCCGGCAAGGAGAAAGCGCTGAAAGCCGTGCTCGGCGCCGTAATGAAGGCGACGCGCGGCCGCGCGAACCCGCAGGAAGCAGAAAAGATTCTGGCCGAGATTATGTCAAACTAG
- a CDS encoding ECF transporter S component, producing the protein MKVKRNFENPTVNLAVTGLMAACVFVATYFFNIKIPVGGTDKTMIGFANVFCILSGLLLGPVSGGLAAGIGSCLFDLLGGWASSAPVTLVTKFLMAFFCGLIAWGGDGTAKKLSRVIVAAVTGSLSYCAMYLFYSWAKLALVGSAWQAIQIQLAVKAPATLINAAIADVIGIPLFYVLRGALKRSGLSYR; encoded by the coding sequence ATGAAAGTCAAACGCAATTTTGAAAATCCTACGGTCAACCTTGCTGTAACCGGCCTGATGGCAGCATGCGTTTTTGTGGCGACTTACTTTTTTAACATAAAAATCCCCGTAGGGGGAACGGATAAAACAATGATTGGTTTTGCCAATGTTTTCTGCATCCTGTCCGGACTTCTGCTTGGGCCGGTTTCCGGCGGGCTTGCTGCGGGCATCGGTTCCTGCCTGTTTGATCTTCTGGGCGGCTGGGCTTCCAGCGCTCCGGTGACGCTCGTCACCAAATTTTTGATGGCATTTTTCTGCGGATTGATTGCCTGGGGCGGCGACGGCACGGCGAAAAAACTCTCGCGTGTGATTGTGGCAGCCGTTACCGGCTCGCTTTCCTACTGCGCCATGTATCTGTTCTATTCGTGGGCGAAGCTCGCGCTTGTCGGTTCGGCGTGGCAGGCAATCCAAATTCAGCTTGCGGTGAAGGCCCCTGCAACGCTCATCAACGCCGCCATTGCGGACGTCATCGGAATTCCTCTGTTTTATGTTCTGCGCGGTGCTTTGAAGAGGAGTGGGCTTTCATATCGGTAA
- a CDS encoding PLP-dependent aminotransferase family protein, whose product MAYDYLVLDKSSEIPLYHQLYLCIRHAVEKGHLKEGDRLPSVRRLASDLALSCTTVETAYQQLCVEGYLRSKPKRGYFARGGKLGSPERTAVPPPVAREPVLPVRYNFGSDCVDIGSTDIKIWRRNVRTALNRQDVLASYGGPQGEPELREALAAYSFSARGAVARPEQIVIGAGTQPLLSLLCGLLEKENAAVAMEAPGFPQAEQVFHDFGLPVLKLPCDEDGIRMDALEKSKANLVYVSPSNRVGTGSAIPMSRRTELLDWAFRTGSIIIEDDYNGELRYRARPIPAMQGVAEGRSVVYLGSFSKLLLPSVRIGYMILTPELLTRYLTRAANYNQTSSKVEQLALAEYIRSGQMERHLRRLRKLYSAKSEALLRCLRAAFGKQADILLQETQLTVLLTLHNGKSAEELRRLALEHGVRVQISGGKILLGFAGIPLGDIPSAVQCLKEAWS is encoded by the coding sequence ATGGCGTATGATTATCTTGTGCTTGACAAAAGTTCAGAAATACCGCTCTACCATCAGCTTTACTTGTGCATCCGCCACGCTGTGGAAAAAGGACATTTGAAAGAAGGCGACAGGCTCCCCTCGGTGCGCCGACTTGCAAGCGACCTTGCCCTAAGCTGCACAACGGTGGAAACAGCCTACCAGCAGCTCTGTGTAGAAGGCTACCTGCGTTCAAAGCCGAAGCGAGGTTATTTTGCTCGCGGCGGAAAGCTCGGCAGTCCCGAGCGGACTGCGGTTCCTCCGCCGGTTGCCCGGGAACCTGTTCTTCCCGTGCGCTACAATTTCGGCAGCGATTGCGTTGACATCGGCAGCACCGATATTAAAATCTGGCGGCGCAATGTGCGCACGGCGCTGAACCGTCAGGATGTCCTCGCCTCTTACGGTGGCCCGCAGGGGGAGCCGGAACTGCGCGAAGCCCTTGCCGCTTACAGCTTTTCCGCCCGCGGCGCCGTTGCCCGACCGGAGCAAATTGTCATCGGCGCGGGAACCCAGCCGCTGCTTTCGCTGCTGTGCGGGCTGCTCGAAAAAGAAAACGCCGCTGTCGCCATGGAAGCACCCGGTTTTCCGCAGGCGGAGCAGGTATTCCATGATTTCGGCCTGCCGGTGCTGAAACTCCCCTGCGACGAAGACGGTATTCGCATGGATGCGCTGGAGAAAAGCAAAGCGAACCTTGTTTATGTCAGTCCGTCGAACCGCGTCGGCACAGGTTCGGCCATTCCCATGAGCCGCCGTACCGAACTTCTCGATTGGGCTTTCCGGACCGGCAGCATCATTATTGAAGACGACTACAACGGTGAGCTTCGCTATCGCGCGAGGCCCATTCCTGCCATGCAAGGCGTTGCGGAAGGGCGGAGCGTCGTCTACCTCGGTTCGTTTTCCAAACTGCTGCTTCCTTCCGTGCGCATCGGGTACATGATTCTGACTCCGGAACTGCTCACGCGATACCTGACCCGCGCCGCGAACTACAACCAGACCTCCTCCAAAGTAGAACAGCTTGCCCTCGCGGAATACATCCGAAGCGGCCAGATGGAACGCCACTTGCGCCGCCTGCGGAAGCTTTACAGCGCAAAAAGCGAAGCACTGCTGCGCTGCCTGCGCGCGGCCTTCGGAAAACAGGCGGATATTCTGCTGCAGGAGACGCAGCTCACCGTTCTTCTTACTTTGCACAACGGGAAAAGCGCCGAGGAATTGCGCCGTTTGGCGTTGGAACACGGCGTCCGCGTGCAAATTTCGGGCGGCAAGATACTCCTTGGCTTTGCGGGAATTCCGCTCGGGGATATTCCCAGCGCGGTTCAGTGCTTAAAAGAAGCATGGAGCTGA
- the gatC gene encoding Asp-tRNA(Asn)/Glu-tRNA(Gln) amidotransferase subunit GatC, producing MVTHEDILKIANLAKLFVAPEELDGLTKDMNEIIGFADTISAATEDVSDFDNINGLSNVFREDTVVPSYDREEILKNAASREDGYFLVRRRK from the coding sequence ATGGTAACGCATGAAGATATTCTAAAAATCGCGAACCTTGCAAAGCTTTTCGTCGCTCCTGAGGAGCTGGACGGTCTGACAAAGGACATGAACGAAATCATCGGATTTGCCGACACCATCAGTGCCGCGACCGAAGACGTTTCTGACTTTGACAATATCAACGGCCTTTCCAATGTGTTCCGGGAGGACACGGTCGTTCCCTCGTATGACCGCGAGGAAATTTTGAAAAATGCGGCAAGCCGCGAGGATGGTTACTTCCTCGTGCGGCGACGCAAATAG
- a CDS encoding lipopolysaccharide biosynthesis protein: MRKIHSDVVRDSINTFGTNAIGAVLTLIQAFAVMRRVDLDVKGNFNAFQNWSSGFLTIIGLSITSSVIYFVARYKIQNTRQTLIKLTGIIAAALVLLSTGVIALLRNTSFFAGMPFDFLAAIVVNAFLSLVLNVCVGVLRGENKFKTFNLINLAQKIVTTVLYVYIAFRPNATIWIWGTNAIAFAAIFFALYGIRRWNGPKPQPVPEDDRTVTGGEMVVYSLKSHVSNILTYVNTNLGAYIVQYQYTVSGLALFNTAQTIAQQLWILPDAVSQVIMSRIASTSSREDKLRITVISSKVVALLTIIAAVLLYWISVLLIPIIFPRYIGSLSPLAFLVVGCIFICYAKVLSNSIAAYGRPELNIIPTACGVVTNCVSDLLLIPLMGMNGVALATALSMTVQGIVSMIIFCRYTKTPLYKLLVPTKSEIAFAKGIFKK, from the coding sequence ATGAGAAAAATTCACAGCGATGTTGTCCGCGATTCGATTAATACGTTCGGCACCAATGCAATCGGCGCTGTTCTGACGCTGATTCAAGCATTTGCCGTTATGCGCCGCGTTGACCTTGACGTTAAAGGAAACTTCAATGCGTTTCAAAATTGGAGCAGCGGCTTTTTAACCATAATCGGCCTGAGCATCACTTCTTCGGTGATCTATTTTGTCGCGCGATACAAGATTCAAAATACGCGTCAGACACTTATCAAGCTGACCGGCATTATTGCAGCAGCGCTTGTGCTTCTCAGTACGGGTGTTATCGCCCTGCTGAGAAACACCTCTTTTTTTGCCGGCATGCCGTTTGATTTTCTGGCGGCCATCGTTGTGAATGCATTTTTGAGCCTTGTTTTGAATGTCTGCGTCGGCGTTCTCCGCGGCGAGAACAAGTTCAAGACGTTTAATTTGATTAATCTGGCACAGAAAATTGTGACGACGGTTTTGTATGTTTACATCGCCTTTCGCCCGAACGCCACTATTTGGATTTGGGGGACGAATGCGATTGCGTTTGCGGCGATTTTTTTTGCGCTTTACGGCATACGCCGGTGGAACGGCCCAAAACCGCAACCGGTACCGGAAGATGACCGTACCGTCACAGGCGGGGAAATGGTCGTTTACAGCCTCAAGTCCCATGTCAGCAATATTCTGACCTATGTCAACACAAACCTCGGTGCTTATATCGTCCAGTACCAATATACCGTCAGTGGTCTGGCTTTGTTTAACACGGCCCAAACCATCGCGCAGCAGCTTTGGATTCTTCCGGATGCGGTCAGCCAAGTCATCATGAGCCGCATCGCTTCTACCAGCAGCCGTGAGGACAAGCTCCGCATTACGGTGATTTCCTCCAAAGTCGTGGCGCTCCTGACGATTATCGCCGCGGTTTTGCTCTATTGGATTTCGGTGCTTCTGATTCCGATTATCTTCCCGCGTTATATAGGTTCGCTTAGCCCGCTGGCGTTTTTGGTCGTCGGCTGTATTTTCATCTGCTACGCCAAAGTACTCAGCAACTCCATTGCGGCTTACGGCCGGCCCGAACTGAATATCATTCCCACAGCCTGCGGCGTTGTAACCAACTGCGTTTCGGACCTACTGTTGATTCCGCTGATGGGAATGAACGGCGTGGCCCTCGCAACCGCGCTTTCGATGACGGTGCAGGGAATCGTCAGCATGATTATCTTCTGCCGTT